The following proteins come from a genomic window of Lycium ferocissimum isolate CSIRO_LF1 chromosome 4, AGI_CSIRO_Lferr_CH_V1, whole genome shotgun sequence:
- the LOC132053559 gene encoding uncharacterized protein LOC132053559, translating to MWSLRTSFLTLPFLLRIYSPVSNYANFVDNGHTFILCLVPGNTQRCDAKLGSDTGAALILENPSNIAYDSNNSHVLVIAASLKISKDFGFLYAFYGSSLSDLCVMLLSIVFCCSSREKL from the exons ATGTGGAGCTTGAGGACGTCTTTTTTAACGTTACCCTTCCTTCTCAGAATTTACAGTCCAGTCAGTAATTATGCAAATTTTGTGGATAATGGGCATACTTTCATACTTTGCTTGGTTCCTGGCAACACGCAAAGGTGCGATGCGAAATTAG gatccgacacaggTGCAGCATTAATTTTGGAgaatccgagcaacatagcttaTGATAGCAACAACTCTCACGTTCTTGTTATTGCTGCCTCTTTGAAGATCTCTAAAGATTTTG GATTTTTGTATGCTTTCTACGGCTCTTCTCTCTCGGATTTATGTGTGATGTTGCTGTCAATTGTATTTTGTTGTTCTAGCAG AGAAAAGCTTTGA